One part of the Sphingopyxis sp. TUF1 genome encodes these proteins:
- a CDS encoding carboxyl transferase domain-containing protein: MQKLLIANRGEIAIRVARAAAVREIRSVGIYSADDGDALHIRRTDEAIALPGSGPAAYLNVGAIVGAACEAGCDAIHPGYGFLSETAEFARHCEEAGLVFVGPAAATLAALGDKARARAIALAASVPVPPGSEGPVNVEQALAFFDRHGAMMIKAVAGGGGRGMRPVTDREAVADAHQRCSSEALAGFKSDAVYCEKLVGRARHVEVQIIGDGTGEIVHLWDRECSLQRQRQKIVEIAPAHGLDTALRHRLFDAAVAIGKAVDYRGVGTVEFLVDLDTGSFYFIEANARLQVEHTVTEAVTGLDLVDIQLALASGASLKDLDLRQDCIPAPRGIAIQARVNAETIAADGMPRPSGGRIRRYEVPAGPGVRVDDCASQGYQPNPRFDSLLAKVIATAPTGGFANAARLADRALGEFAIEGIDTNLPFLRALLQHPEIARGAFDTLFIERNLSVLLERAAQLRSEPSPSTADDAQSPDRAMAAPAGTIAIAAPMTGSLIALLAETDQAVAAGQPVAIMEAMKLEHVITAPTAGYVRLSPSDVGAVISEGDPILFFEEADVGLSAIETSADFDPDHIRADLAELQARRALTLDAARPDAVAKRRARGYRTARENVDDIVDDGSFIEYGSLVIAGQRLRHPVDHLIRTTPADGMVTGIGRVNGDIFGADASRCVVMSYDYTVQAGTQGLKNHEKTDRMLELAERWRLPVILFAESGGGRPGDTDRPAGGGIFNTRAFALQGRLSALVPQIAIANGRCFAGAAVLLGCCDVVIATRDTTMGVGGPALIEGGGLGVYTPEEVGPAEVQAAGGVIDILAEDEADAVRIAQKYLSYFQGRLPAWDVADQRLLRGMVPENRLRAYDVRRIIETLCDTGSVLELREAFGRAAITALARIEGRAVGVIANNSAYLGGAVDADAADKCSRFMQLCDAFDIPIVVLADTPGNMVGPEAEKTGLIRHCCRMFITGPNLTVPLFSIVLRKGYGLGVMAMVGGHSQAPFFTLSWPTGEFGGMGLEGAVKLGYRKEMEAIADLDERQRWYEQRVAESYENGKAINTAMGFDFDEVIDPAETRAHIVAGLESIPAPIRAGKKKRPFIDSW, encoded by the coding sequence ATGCAGAAATTGTTGATCGCCAATCGCGGCGAGATCGCCATTCGCGTCGCTCGCGCCGCCGCCGTTCGCGAAATCCGGTCTGTCGGCATCTATTCCGCCGACGACGGCGACGCCTTGCACATTCGGAGGACCGACGAGGCGATCGCCCTGCCGGGCAGTGGCCCCGCCGCCTATCTCAATGTCGGGGCCATCGTCGGCGCAGCATGCGAGGCGGGCTGTGATGCCATCCATCCAGGGTACGGCTTTCTGAGCGAAACCGCCGAATTTGCCCGGCACTGCGAAGAGGCCGGTCTGGTTTTCGTCGGCCCTGCCGCAGCGACGCTGGCGGCGCTGGGCGACAAGGCCAGGGCACGCGCGATTGCGCTGGCGGCCAGTGTCCCCGTTCCGCCCGGAAGCGAAGGCCCGGTCAACGTCGAACAGGCCCTCGCTTTTTTCGATCGCCACGGCGCGATGATGATCAAGGCAGTGGCCGGCGGGGGCGGTCGCGGAATGCGGCCGGTCACCGATCGCGAGGCTGTTGCCGACGCGCATCAGCGCTGCAGTTCGGAAGCGCTCGCCGGATTTAAGTCGGACGCCGTCTATTGCGAAAAGCTCGTCGGCCGGGCGCGTCACGTCGAGGTTCAGATCATCGGCGACGGCACGGGCGAGATCGTCCATCTGTGGGACCGCGAATGCAGCTTGCAACGCCAGCGGCAGAAAATCGTCGAAATTGCTCCCGCACATGGTCTGGATACCGCGCTGCGGCACCGACTGTTCGATGCCGCTGTCGCGATCGGCAAGGCGGTGGATTATCGCGGCGTCGGGACGGTGGAGTTTCTCGTCGATCTCGATACCGGCAGCTTTTACTTCATCGAGGCGAATGCGCGGCTGCAGGTCGAGCATACGGTGACCGAAGCCGTGACGGGGCTCGACCTTGTCGACATCCAGTTGGCGCTGGCAAGCGGAGCATCGCTGAAAGATCTCGATCTTCGGCAGGATTGCATCCCTGCCCCGCGCGGCATCGCCATTCAGGCGCGCGTGAATGCAGAAACGATCGCTGCGGACGGAATGCCGCGGCCGTCCGGTGGTCGCATCCGCCGTTACGAAGTGCCGGCCGGCCCCGGGGTGCGCGTCGACGACTGCGCAAGCCAGGGATATCAGCCCAACCCCCGCTTCGACAGCCTGCTCGCCAAGGTCATCGCGACCGCGCCGACCGGCGGTTTCGCGAACGCGGCCCGTCTGGCCGATCGCGCGCTCGGTGAGTTTGCCATCGAAGGCATCGACACCAACCTCCCCTTTCTGCGTGCATTGCTGCAGCATCCCGAGATCGCGCGCGGCGCATTCGACACGCTTTTCATCGAGCGCAATCTCAGCGTCCTTCTCGAACGTGCTGCCCAGTTGAGGTCCGAGCCGTCGCCCAGCACCGCCGACGACGCGCAATCACCCGATCGCGCGATGGCGGCGCCGGCCGGAACGATTGCGATCGCGGCACCGATGACCGGCTCGCTGATCGCATTGTTGGCGGAGACGGATCAAGCGGTCGCAGCAGGACAGCCCGTCGCGATCATGGAAGCGATGAAGCTCGAACATGTCATCACCGCACCGACCGCAGGTTATGTCCGGCTGTCACCGAGCGATGTAGGCGCCGTGATCTCGGAGGGCGATCCGATCCTGTTCTTCGAGGAAGCCGATGTGGGCCTGTCGGCGATCGAGACCAGCGCCGACTTCGACCCCGACCATATTCGCGCCGATCTTGCCGAATTGCAGGCACGCCGCGCGTTGACGCTCGATGCCGCACGTCCGGATGCCGTCGCCAAGCGGCGTGCCCGCGGATATCGCACGGCCCGGGAAAATGTCGACGATATCGTCGACGACGGCAGCTTCATCGAATATGGCTCGCTGGTCATCGCGGGCCAGCGACTGCGCCATCCGGTCGATCATCTCATTCGCACGACGCCGGCCGATGGCATGGTCACCGGGATCGGGCGCGTGAACGGCGACATATTCGGCGCCGATGCGTCGCGCTGCGTCGTGATGTCCTATGACTATACCGTTCAGGCTGGAACGCAGGGCTTGAAAAATCACGAAAAAACGGACCGGATGCTGGAATTGGCCGAGCGCTGGCGCCTGCCCGTCATCCTGTTTGCCGAAAGCGGCGGGGGGCGTCCGGGCGACACCGACCGGCCTGCCGGCGGCGGCATATTCAATACGCGCGCCTTTGCTCTGCAAGGCCGTCTGAGTGCGCTCGTTCCCCAGATTGCGATTGCAAATGGTCGCTGTTTCGCCGGCGCCGCCGTGTTGCTGGGATGCTGCGACGTCGTGATCGCGACGAGAGACACGACGATGGGCGTCGGCGGCCCGGCGCTGATCGAAGGCGGCGGCCTCGGCGTCTACACGCCGGAGGAAGTCGGGCCCGCCGAGGTGCAGGCGGCGGGCGGGGTCATCGACATCCTGGCAGAGGATGAAGCCGACGCCGTGCGCATTGCGCAGAAATATCTTTCCTACTTTCAGGGGCGCCTGCCCGCATGGGATGTGGCCGACCAACGGCTTTTGCGCGGCATGGTCCCCGAAAACCGCCTGCGCGCCTACGATGTCCGCCGGATCATCGAGACATTGTGCGATACGGGATCGGTGCTGGAGCTTCGCGAAGCATTCGGCCGAGCCGCGATCACCGCGCTGGCCCGGATCGAGGGCCGCGCGGTCGGCGTCATCGCGAACAATTCGGCCTATCTGGGGGGAGCGGTCGATGCCGATGCCGCGGACAAATGTTCGCGCTTCATGCAGCTTTGCGACGCGTTCGACATCCCGATTGTCGTCCTTGCCGACACGCCGGGCAACATGGTGGGCCCGGAAGCCGAAAAGACGGGGCTGATCCGACATTGCTGCCGAATGTTCATCACCGGTCCGAACCTGACGGTGCCGCTCTTCTCGATTGTCCTGCGCAAAGGCTATGGCCTCGGTGTGATGGCGATGGTGGGCGGCCACAGCCAGGCCCCCTTCTTTACGCTCTCCTGGCCGACAGGCGAATTCGGCGGCATGGGGCTGGAGGGCGCCGTCAAGCTGGGTTACCGCAAAGAGATGGAAGCCATCGCCGATCTCGACGAGCGACAGCGCTGGTATGAACAGCGCGTCGCGGAATCCTATGAGAATGGCAAGGCTATCAACACTGCGATGGGATTCGACTTTGACGAAGTGATCGATCCCGCCGAAACGCGGGCGCACATCGTCGCAGGTCTTGAAAGCATTCCTGCCCCCATCCGGGCGGGCAAGAAGAAGCGCCCGTTCATCGATAGCTGGTGA
- a CDS encoding MFS transporter — translation MREAVPGHPPAVTYAPSPVLEDALAETRSKARLSIGTKLGYGLGEMAEGVKTATLETFLFFYYVQVIGLQGSLVGLALLIALLFDGISDPLIGQLSDRTNTRLGRRHPYLYLAPIPLAFALYMLFDPPAGLGQWGTFFWLLGFTAFCRLMQSFYFIPHMALGAELSTDFKERISVSGYRNIFAFAGRLLVLGIAFSIFFHATPEYPQGQLNAAAYPPLALTCGAIALIAILASAATTQSRALQYYSRMQSQGRGQVHEPMLSNLVNAFRLRTFAIFFVAILISYVLGGVQAALAVHVNTFYWKLPTWGIQWVFLGAALGFMLGSLFARALADRFDKRTAYVASVVLSVALNVAPIGLREAGILTPPDSAEALTALLAAAAFFASLAGGPAMVIAGAMLADIADAYELRFKSRSEGFLFGVSAFTRKASLGIGGALAGIALDLIRFPQGVAVEAVPREATVHLALLYGPMMLVFTTIAMSIMWFYDLDRDKHARILHELESKE, via the coding sequence ATGAGGGAAGCAGTTCCGGGACATCCCCCGGCGGTCACCTATGCGCCTTCGCCCGTCCTCGAAGACGCCCTTGCCGAGACCAGGAGCAAGGCGCGTCTCTCGATCGGCACCAAATTGGGATATGGCCTCGGCGAAATGGCCGAGGGCGTAAAGACGGCGACGCTCGAGACCTTCCTCTTTTTCTATTATGTCCAGGTCATCGGGCTACAAGGCTCGCTCGTCGGCCTCGCGCTTCTGATCGCGTTGCTTTTCGACGGTATTTCCGACCCGCTGATCGGGCAGTTGTCCGACCGAACGAACACGCGGCTGGGTCGCAGGCATCCCTATCTCTATCTCGCTCCCATACCGCTCGCTTTCGCGCTCTACATGCTCTTCGATCCGCCTGCCGGCCTCGGGCAATGGGGGACGTTTTTCTGGTTGCTCGGTTTCACCGCCTTCTGCCGGCTGATGCAGTCCTTTTACTTCATCCCCCATATGGCCCTCGGCGCCGAGCTTTCGACGGACTTCAAAGAACGGATTTCGGTCTCGGGCTACAGAAATATCTTCGCCTTCGCGGGGCGGTTGCTCGTCCTCGGAATTGCTTTCAGCATATTTTTTCACGCGACCCCAGAATATCCGCAGGGACAGTTGAACGCCGCCGCCTATCCCCCGCTCGCGCTGACCTGCGGCGCGATTGCGCTGATTGCGATCCTGGCGTCCGCCGCTACGACGCAGAGCCGTGCGCTGCAATATTATTCCCGGATGCAGTCGCAAGGCCGGGGGCAGGTCCACGAACCCATGCTGAGCAACCTCGTCAACGCGTTCCGGCTCCGGACCTTCGCGATCTTTTTCGTCGCGATCCTGATTTCCTATGTTCTAGGGGGCGTCCAGGCAGCGCTCGCGGTGCACGTCAACACCTTCTACTGGAAGCTGCCCACATGGGGCATCCAATGGGTATTTCTGGGCGCGGCATTGGGTTTCATGCTGGGGTCGCTTTTCGCGCGCGCGCTTGCCGACCGGTTCGACAAACGCACGGCCTATGTCGCGTCGGTGGTGTTGTCCGTCGCGCTCAACGTGGCGCCGATAGGTCTGCGAGAAGCGGGCATACTCACGCCTCCCGATAGCGCAGAAGCCCTGACCGCCCTGCTGGCCGCGGCAGCTTTCTTCGCGTCGCTTGCCGGCGGCCCGGCAATGGTGATCGCCGGCGCCATGCTCGCGGATATCGCCGATGCCTATGAGCTGCGGTTCAAGAGCCGGAGCGAGGGCTTTCTGTTCGGCGTCAGCGCGTTCACGCGCAAGGCGTCGCTGGGAATTGGCGGCGCGCTGGCCGGGATAGCGCTCGACCTGATCCGCTTCCCGCAAGGTGTCGCGGTCGAAGCCGTTCCGCGCGAAGCCACCGTCCATCTGGCACTTCTATATGGCCCGATGATGCTCGTTTTCACCACAATCGCGATGTCGATCATGTGGTTCTACGACCTCGACCGCGACAAGCATGCCCGCATCCTGCACGAACTGGAATCGAAAGAATGA
- a CDS encoding TetR/AcrR family transcriptional regulator — protein sequence MTNVEDATGRGGHMSGKAATLLQAAQAIVRETGNFDLPMRMLAARAQVSLRTPYELFGSKNGIIRALLVSEQDEFREIVRNYRSIDRLEMFFDRTLLGMDFYAREQPFYRALFRATQAFSGGDETEPAREMLLVYANMVRRAIDEGFLRDDLNIMNIAETLTDLFAANLRNWASSDFDIWLAGQKICFGFSLALAGVAAPQWVERLHRSARNYDKAIQDYLEGGEIAVR from the coding sequence ATGACGAATGTCGAAGACGCGACGGGGCGGGGCGGCCATATGTCCGGGAAGGCTGCGACCTTGCTGCAGGCGGCGCAGGCAATTGTTCGCGAGACGGGCAATTTCGATCTTCCGATGCGGATGCTCGCGGCGCGGGCGCAGGTCAGTTTGCGCACGCCCTATGAGCTGTTCGGGTCAAAGAACGGGATCATCCGCGCGTTGCTTGTTTCGGAACAGGATGAGTTTCGGGAGATCGTCAGAAATTATCGCTCGATCGACCGGCTCGAGATGTTTTTCGACCGGACGCTGCTCGGCATGGATTTTTACGCGCGCGAGCAGCCCTTCTACAGGGCTTTGTTTCGGGCGACGCAGGCCTTCTCGGGCGGGGATGAAACCGAACCCGCCCGCGAGATGCTGCTTGTCTACGCGAACATGGTCCGCCGGGCGATCGATGAGGGCTTCTTGCGCGACGATCTCAACATAATGAACATCGCCGAGACGCTCACCGATCTGTTCGCGGCGAACCTGCGCAACTGGGCATCGAGCGATTTCGACATCTGGCTCGCCGGACAGAAAATCTGCTTCGGATTCTCGCTCGCGCTCGCCGGCGTGGCCGCGCCGCAGTGGGTGGAGCGGCTGCACCGGAGCGCCCGGAATTACGACAAGGCTATCCAGGACTATCTCGAAGGTGGCGAAATCGCTGTCAGGTAA
- a CDS encoding phytanoyl-CoA dioxygenase family protein encodes MQQLQDRIREQGLEENVAELDRWGYTVFHDERTDRIVDEVREAIIRVVPAGDEEKAPTRFTILGEDPIFADAISAPKLLTMVEYLLGRGALFSQLSGSRRRQGKGSLGLHADNSWFPAPFPEWEIMCTACLVTDEFTEETGATLVVPGSHKLKRHPSPDERAKPEGARPIVASKGAICLWDGSVWHGNYPRQIPGERVVLHMTYTRIGMQPIENYDHLGEAWFDGKDPELPRLLGREVFLGRSPTFKQNDRELLRKTYDQVHGSEFWQKRGIT; translated from the coding sequence ATGCAGCAACTGCAAGATCGCATTCGCGAACAAGGGCTTGAGGAAAATGTCGCCGAGCTCGATCGCTGGGGTTACACGGTTTTCCATGATGAGCGGACCGACCGCATTGTCGACGAAGTTCGAGAAGCCATCATTCGTGTCGTGCCAGCAGGCGACGAAGAAAAAGCGCCAACGCGGTTCACCATATTGGGCGAAGATCCGATTTTCGCCGATGCGATATCAGCACCCAAGCTTTTGACGATGGTCGAATATCTTCTCGGGCGAGGCGCGCTCTTTTCGCAATTATCCGGCTCTCGGCGTCGGCAGGGGAAGGGTTCTCTCGGTCTGCATGCCGACAATAGCTGGTTTCCCGCTCCCTTCCCGGAATGGGAGATCATGTGCACGGCCTGTTTGGTCACGGACGAGTTTACCGAGGAAACCGGTGCGACCCTGGTCGTGCCCGGTTCGCACAAGCTGAAGCGCCATCCCTCGCCCGACGAGCGCGCGAAACCGGAAGGCGCGCGGCCGATAGTCGCGTCCAAGGGTGCGATATGCCTGTGGGACGGGTCGGTCTGGCACGGCAATTATCCCCGCCAGATCCCCGGAGAACGCGTCGTGCTTCACATGACCTACACGCGCATCGGCATGCAGCCGATCGAGAATTACGACCATTTGGGCGAGGCGTGGTTCGACGGCAAGGACCCCGAACTGCCCCGGCTATTGGGCCGCGAAGTCTTTCTGGGTCGCAGTCCGACGTTCAAACAGAATGACCGGGAGTTGCTCCGAAAAACCTATGACCAGGTTCACGGATCGGAATTCTGGCAAAAGCGCGGAATTACCTGA
- a CDS encoding NAD kinase, with amino-acid sequence MFRKIALVASNAPAAMEAEAELRPLYDFVDIGEADLLIALGGDGFLLHMLHQLLDQRRSLPVFGMNRGTIGFLMNEFRVEGLLDRIAAARPYLIHPLAGDITTVSGERHILPAINEISLLRETRQAAKLEVMINERTMLEELACDGVLVSTPAGSTAYNLSANGPILPLDSAMLALTPISPFRPRRWRGALVPESTSIRFNVREAAKRPVSAVADQREIRDVKTVLVTTDRSRPLTLLFDPDQGLDERIAMEQFIV; translated from the coding sequence ATGTTTCGCAAGATCGCGCTCGTCGCATCGAACGCGCCCGCGGCCATGGAGGCCGAAGCCGAACTGCGCCCGCTCTACGACTTTGTCGACATTGGCGAGGCCGATCTGCTGATCGCGCTCGGCGGCGACGGATTTCTGCTGCACATGCTCCACCAGCTGCTCGACCAGCGCCGCAGCCTGCCCGTGTTCGGGATGAACCGCGGCACGATCGGCTTTCTGATGAACGAATTTCGCGTCGAGGGTCTGCTCGACCGCATCGCCGCGGCGCGCCCCTATCTGATTCACCCGCTGGCGGGCGACATCACCACGGTCAGCGGCGAGCGCCATATCCTGCCCGCGATCAACGAGATTTCGCTGCTGCGCGAGACGCGTCAAGCCGCGAAGCTGGAGGTGATGATCAACGAGCGGACGATGCTGGAGGAACTGGCCTGCGACGGCGTGCTCGTATCGACGCCCGCCGGATCGACCGCGTACAACCTCAGCGCGAACGGCCCGATCCTGCCGCTCGATTCGGCGATGCTGGCGCTCACCCCGATCAGCCCGTTTCGCCCGCGGCGCTGGCGCGGCGCGCTCGTCCCCGAATCGACGAGCATCCGCTTCAACGTCCGCGAGGCGGCCAAACGCCCTGTCAGCGCGGTCGCGGACCAGCGCGAAATCCGCGACGTGAAGACTGTCCTAGTCACCACCGATCGCAGTCGGCCGCTGACCTTGCTGTTCGACCCCGACCAGGGGTTGGACGAACGCATCGCGATGGAACAATTTATCGTCTGA
- the moaA gene encoding GTP 3',8-cyclase MoaA yields the protein MAATSPQPAAAAAPLIDGHGRRISYLRLSVTDRCDLRCRYCMAEDMQFLPKSAVLSIEEMAELAERFVARGVHRIRLTGGEPLVRRGIDTLAMRLGALIGNGLDELTLTTNAMRLADHAPMLAAAGVRRINVSLDTLDPDAFRHITRVGDLAVALAGIAAAQQAGLAVKINMVALAGLNEDQLLPMLGWCANNGCDLTLIETMPLGEVEEDRSDHYIPLHQFIAPLRAAHAIYPIDKRTGGPARYFAVEDSPVTLGLITPLSDNFCATCNRIRLTVEGRVYMCLGQDDHVDLRTALREGGNVDGLIDRALAGKPRAHDFQIERESRPAVARHMSATGG from the coding sequence GTGGCTGCTACATCGCCCCAACCTGCCGCTGCGGCGGCGCCGCTGATCGACGGTCATGGCCGCCGGATCAGCTATTTACGGCTGTCGGTGACCGATCGCTGTGATCTGCGCTGCCGCTATTGCATGGCCGAGGATATGCAGTTCCTGCCCAAATCGGCGGTGCTCAGCATCGAGGAAATGGCCGAGCTCGCCGAGCGATTCGTCGCGCGCGGCGTCCACCGCATCCGCCTGACCGGCGGCGAGCCGCTGGTGCGGCGCGGAATCGACACGCTGGCGATGCGGCTCGGCGCGCTAATCGGCAATGGCCTCGACGAGCTGACGCTCACCACCAACGCGATGCGCCTCGCCGACCATGCGCCGATGCTCGCGGCGGCAGGGGTGCGGCGCATCAATGTCAGCCTCGATACGCTCGATCCCGACGCTTTTCGCCACATCACACGCGTTGGCGACCTTGCCGTGGCGCTCGCCGGCATCGCCGCCGCCCAGCAAGCCGGGCTCGCGGTCAAGATCAACATGGTCGCGCTCGCCGGGCTGAACGAGGATCAGCTGCTGCCGATGCTCGGCTGGTGCGCCAACAATGGCTGCGACCTCACGCTCATCGAAACGATGCCGCTCGGCGAGGTCGAGGAGGATCGCAGCGATCATTATATCCCGTTGCACCAGTTCATCGCCCCGCTGCGCGCCGCGCACGCCATCTACCCCATCGACAAGCGCACCGGCGGTCCGGCCCGCTATTTCGCGGTCGAGGACAGCCCCGTCACGCTGGGCCTCATCACCCCGCTCAGCGACAATTTCTGCGCGACGTGCAACCGCATCCGCCTGACCGTCGAGGGACGCGTCTATATGTGCCTCGGCCAGGACGATCATGTCGATCTGCGCACTGCGCTGCGCGAGGGCGGCAACGTCGACGGGTTGATCGACCGTGCGCTCGCTGGCAAACCCCGCGCGCACGACTTTCAGATTGAACGCGAATCCAGGCCGGCGGTCGCACGCCATATGAGTGCAACGGGCGGCTGA
- a CDS encoding GGDEF domain-containing phosphodiesterase has translation MNRLSETLAACARKIEAQHLQHDCDAGVLLVQIDQMARINNSAGTAAGDAVLDEIGRRLENFASDEFGPGSGVERLDGPRFLIVPATPLALGALRAQERALHVALAEPIVGDPNGRLSIRIAAALIVRDEPVADQLLQACDQLARPASARDGVMVHAALSRNEVVIHYQPQYDVATGAMTGVEALLRWQHPELGLLGAGPLVTAARAARLECELTEHAHRVALAEMARWPRQLDRLRVSLNITAADLGDPEFAARFAAMAKDAKVDPDRLTLELTEQAMLSDPASAAEQLAQLRALGAAIAIDDFGTGYSSLSLLARLPIDYLKIDSGFTRTIDGSDRDRIVVRAIVDLARALGLLVVAEGIENERQLARLSEIGVATWQGFLKSGPVPGDQLVGLME, from the coding sequence ATGAATCGCCTGTCCGAAACCCTTGCCGCCTGCGCCCGGAAAATCGAAGCCCAGCACCTCCAGCATGACTGCGACGCAGGGGTCCTGCTGGTCCAGATCGACCAGATGGCGCGCATCAACAACAGCGCGGGGACCGCGGCAGGCGATGCTGTGCTCGACGAAATCGGAAGGCGGCTCGAAAATTTTGCCAGCGACGAGTTCGGGCCGGGGTCGGGCGTCGAGCGGCTCGACGGGCCGCGCTTCCTGATCGTCCCCGCGACGCCGCTTGCGCTGGGCGCGCTTCGTGCGCAGGAACGCGCGCTGCACGTCGCGCTTGCCGAGCCGATCGTCGGTGATCCGAACGGCCGCCTGTCGATCCGCATTGCCGCCGCGCTGATCGTGCGCGACGAGCCGGTTGCCGACCAGCTGTTGCAGGCGTGCGACCAGCTCGCACGGCCGGCGTCGGCGCGCGACGGAGTGATGGTCCATGCGGCGCTGTCGCGCAACGAGGTCGTGATCCATTACCAGCCGCAATATGACGTCGCGACCGGCGCGATGACGGGGGTCGAGGCGCTGCTGCGCTGGCAGCATCCCGAACTCGGCCTGCTCGGTGCGGGCCCGTTGGTCACCGCGGCGCGGGCGGCGCGGCTCGAGTGCGAACTGACCGAACATGCGCACCGCGTCGCACTTGCCGAAATGGCGCGCTGGCCGCGGCAGCTCGATCGGCTGCGCGTATCGCTCAATATCACCGCCGCCGATCTGGGGGACCCCGAATTCGCTGCGCGGTTCGCGGCGATGGCCAAGGATGCGAAGGTCGATCCCGATCGCTTGACGCTGGAACTCACCGAACAGGCGATGCTGAGCGACCCCGCGAGCGCCGCCGAACAGCTGGCGCAGCTTCGCGCGCTCGGCGCGGCGATCGCGATCGACGATTTCGGCACCGGCTATTCCAGCCTGTCGCTGCTCGCGCGGCTGCCGATCGATTATCTCAAGATTGACAGCGGCTTTACCCGCACGATCGACGGCAGCGACCGCGACCGCATCGTCGTGCGCGCGATCGTCGATCTGGCGCGCGCGCTGGGGCTGCTCGTCGTCGCCGAGGGGATCGAGAATGAGCGCCAGTTGGCGCGGCTGTCCGAAATCGGCGTGGCGACGTGGCAGGGGTTCCTGAAATCGGGGCCGGTGCCGGGGGATCAGTTGGTCGGGCTGATGGAATAG